The Gimibacter soli genome includes a region encoding these proteins:
- a CDS encoding NAD(P)/FAD-dependent oxidoreductase gives MTIVSSICQRRIAVVGTGISGLSAAWLLHRDHDVTVFEKNDYVGGHSHTVDIDVDGQPVAVDTGFIVYNPVNYPNLTALFDQLSVPTHPTVMSFAASVDDGDFEYSGGDGFGLLAQPINLLRPRFWSMVSGILRFYRNAPALTARAEETGCTLGELLAEAGYRGAFIDDHLAPMAGAIWSSDCRSALEMPAAPFLRFFRNHGLVQLTDRPGWRSVEGGSREYVERLTADFRSKIRLSCGVASLTREKGQIRVSGTDGSSELFDDVVLACHSDEARALAASIQSVAAKPLSAMRYSENEVILHGDTGLMPKRRAAWSAWNFLARSGTASAAPCVTYWMNALQRLGTDTPVLVTLNPDRPINEAEVHGRYTYAHPVFDKAALDARAELWALQGRGGLWFAGAYLGDGFHEDGIQAGLAVAEMIGPRLRPWVRPNQNARIGLPDIITAKRHSPEPLPEPV, from the coding sequence ATGACCATAGTGTCGAGCATCTGTCAGCGCAGGATCGCCGTCGTCGGCACCGGCATTTCCGGCCTTTCCGCCGCATGGCTCTTGCACCGGGACCATGACGTCACCGTTTTCGAGAAAAACGACTATGTCGGCGGGCACAGCCATACCGTTGATATCGACGTTGACGGACAGCCCGTAGCAGTCGACACGGGCTTCATCGTCTATAATCCGGTCAACTATCCGAACCTCACGGCCCTCTTCGATCAGCTGAGCGTGCCAACCCACCCGACAGTCATGTCCTTTGCAGCCTCTGTGGACGACGGAGATTTCGAATATTCAGGCGGCGATGGCTTTGGCCTGTTGGCGCAACCGATCAACCTGCTGCGACCCCGCTTCTGGTCGATGGTCAGCGGCATCCTGCGCTTTTACCGGAATGCGCCTGCCCTGACCGCGCGCGCCGAGGAAACCGGCTGCACGCTTGGCGAGCTGCTCGCGGAAGCTGGTTACAGGGGCGCCTTCATCGACGATCACCTCGCCCCCATGGCCGGGGCCATCTGGTCGTCCGATTGCCGGTCCGCGCTTGAAATGCCGGCTGCTCCGTTCCTGCGCTTCTTCCGCAACCACGGCCTCGTCCAGCTGACCGACCGGCCCGGCTGGCGCAGCGTTGAAGGGGGAAGCCGCGAATATGTGGAACGCCTCACGGCTGATTTCCGCAGCAAGATCCGGCTTTCCTGCGGCGTGGCGTCACTCACGCGAGAAAAGGGGCAAATCCGTGTCTCCGGCACGGACGGATCATCCGAACTGTTTGATGATGTTGTTCTGGCTTGCCACAGCGATGAAGCGCGGGCCCTTGCCGCCAGTATTCAAAGCGTCGCCGCGAAACCGTTGTCCGCCATGCGGTACTCTGAAAACGAGGTCATTCTGCATGGCGATACCGGCCTGATGCCGAAGCGGCGGGCAGCGTGGTCGGCCTGGAACTTCCTTGCACGCTCCGGCACCGCTTCAGCGGCGCCCTGCGTGACCTACTGGATGAATGCCCTGCAGCGGCTCGGCACCGATACGCCGGTCCTTGTGACCCTCAATCCTGATCGCCCCATCAACGAGGCTGAAGTCCATGGGCGCTACACCTATGCCCATCCGGTTTTCGACAAGGCTGCGCTTGATGCACGCGCCGAGCTTTGGGCGTTACAGGGTAGAGGCGGCTTGTGGTTTGCGGGTGCCTATCTCGGGGATGGCTTCCACGAGGACGGCATACAGGCTGGCCTCGCCGTTGCCGAAATGATCGGCCCGCGCCTGCGCCCGTGGGTACGACCCAATCAGAATGCCCGCATCGGCCTGCCCGACATCATCACTGCCAAACGCCACAGCCCCGAGCCGTTGCCGGAGCCCGTATGA
- a CDS encoding aldehyde dehydrogenase family protein: protein MQSLYYDGSWHHAASGMDIVNPFTGAVIGTVGAATDADAAKALASAAAGRAAMKALTSGERSAILHRTADAVAADATAFAAMIVAETGKPLKAAEKEVRRCVNTLRLSAEEAVRLTGETIRFDSFAGGEARQGFYAYEPLGLIVAITPFNDPLNLVAHKLGPAIAAGNSVLLKPAEQAPIVALMLVKKLLAAGLPPLGLAALTGRGSDFGDLIVASAEPAMISFTGGVAVANRIAAKAGIKKLAMELGANSPVIVMADADIETAAASCVSGAFWAAGQNCIGVQRILVEEGAYVAFRDAVVRHTKALVVGDPMLPGTDIGPMIGEAEAARVEAWVRDAVSQGGRVLAGGKREGSVMWPTVLENVPKAASVICSEVFGPVVTLVPFGEFDEAMKAANAPDHTIHAAIFTRDVNRALGAARAFEAAGVMINESTDYRLDAMPFGGAKKGSMGREGVKFAVREMSQTKVVCFTLA, encoded by the coding sequence ATGCAGTCGCTTTATTATGATGGAAGCTGGCACCATGCGGCCAGCGGGATGGATATCGTCAACCCTTTCACTGGCGCCGTGATTGGCACAGTTGGTGCCGCGACCGATGCCGATGCCGCCAAAGCGCTGGCGAGTGCTGCGGCTGGCCGGGCTGCAATGAAAGCGCTGACGAGCGGTGAACGGTCGGCCATCCTGCACCGTACCGCTGATGCAGTGGCCGCTGACGCCACGGCTTTCGCTGCGATGATTGTGGCTGAAACCGGCAAGCCCCTGAAGGCGGCTGAGAAAGAGGTTCGCCGCTGCGTCAACACGCTGCGCCTTTCCGCTGAGGAGGCGGTTCGGCTGACGGGCGAGACTATCCGCTTCGACAGTTTTGCAGGCGGTGAGGCGCGGCAGGGTTTTTATGCCTATGAGCCGCTCGGGCTGATCGTCGCGATCACGCCGTTCAACGACCCCCTCAATCTGGTCGCCCACAAGCTCGGCCCCGCGATTGCAGCGGGCAATTCGGTGCTTCTGAAACCCGCCGAGCAGGCCCCGATCGTTGCGCTGATGCTGGTGAAGAAACTGCTGGCTGCAGGCTTGCCGCCCTTGGGGCTTGCGGCGCTAACCGGGCGTGGCAGCGACTTTGGTGACCTGATCGTCGCGTCGGCGGAGCCGGCGATGATCTCTTTCACCGGTGGGGTCGCTGTTGCCAATCGCATCGCCGCAAAGGCGGGGATCAAGAAACTGGCAATGGAACTTGGTGCCAATTCGCCGGTTATCGTGATGGCGGATGCCGACATCGAGACGGCTGCAGCCTCGTGTGTGTCAGGCGCCTTCTGGGCGGCCGGGCAAAATTGCATCGGCGTGCAGCGCATCCTTGTGGAAGAAGGTGCATACGTAGCCTTCCGCGATGCAGTGGTGCGCCATACCAAAGCGCTGGTGGTTGGCGACCCGATGCTGCCGGGCACCGATATCGGCCCGATGATCGGTGAGGCCGAAGCTGCCCGTGTGGAGGCCTGGGTCCGGGATGCTGTTTCCCAAGGGGGGCGTGTGCTCGCCGGTGGCAAGCGCGAAGGGTCCGTTATGTGGCCGACCGTCCTCGAGAATGTGCCTAAGGCCGCCTCCGTCATCTGCTCGGAGGTTTTCGGGCCAGTCGTCACGCTGGTACCTTTCGGCGAATTCGATGAAGCCATGAAGGCTGCAAACGCGCCTGACCATACAATCCATGCTGCCATCTTCACCCGCGACGTGAACCGTGCGCTCGGTGCCGCGCGCGCCTTTGAGGCTGCCGGCGTGATGATCAACGAGTCCACCGATTACCGGCTGGATGCGATGCCGTTTGGCGGTGCCAAAAAAGGCAGCATGGGCCGCGAGGGCGTGAAGTTTGCGGTGCGAGAAATGAGCCAGACCAAGGTTGTCTGCTTCACGCTGGCCTGA
- a CDS encoding thiamine pyrophosphate-binding protein — protein sequence MSATNVAEKLVQTLKEMGVRHVFGVPSGGWVDYMEAMRKVDGIDFILATHEGGASFMADVTARLTGVPGVCFGTFGPGATNLTTGVGGALLDRSPMIAFSDEMPTAMRGRVTQMGIDHQALFAPVTKKTTRLEADRVTEILHDAALVALDGRPGPVHVGLPVGMSAEPAGDGKPVSWAPSRPAKADKEALARMTALFKSSAKPVVAVGLGAVQAGVQAEVIALIEKFNVPVVLTPMAKGMVPETHPSYAGILFHALSDVVGQTHQQADLVVAIGYDPVEFNLEGWIPDVPVVNIDIVPVDLDTSKYTLGADVTGDIAASVDFLIEQGGSAKAWDLTDVAERKAEIFRRMSPQSDVFGPTAALDVLRDELPEDGIMTCDVGAHTHLIGQKWPTPKPGLQIMTNGWSAMGFGIPAAIAAKLARPNTEVCAVLGDGGFLMTVGELAVAVRENLKIVFVVLTDNDLALIRIKQQKKQNPIYGTPIRAKGNIGGDNLFGVPVKTAVSAEEFRAHLKDAFAGDGPVIVEALVSSHEYDSLVLHKDKP from the coding sequence ATGAGTGCCACGAACGTCGCGGAAAAGTTGGTCCAGACACTGAAGGAAATGGGCGTACGCCATGTGTTCGGCGTGCCGAGCGGCGGCTGGGTCGATTATATGGAAGCCATGCGCAAGGTTGATGGCATCGACTTCATTCTTGCCACACATGAAGGTGGCGCCAGCTTCATGGCAGACGTGACTGCGCGGCTCACCGGCGTGCCCGGCGTCTGCTTCGGTACCTTCGGCCCCGGCGCCACCAACCTGACGACCGGTGTTGGCGGGGCGCTCCTCGACCGTTCGCCGATGATCGCCTTTTCGGATGAAATGCCGACAGCGATGCGGGGGCGCGTCACCCAGATGGGGATCGATCATCAGGCGCTGTTTGCCCCTGTGACCAAGAAAACGACGCGGCTTGAAGCTGACCGTGTCACCGAAATCCTGCACGATGCAGCCCTCGTTGCCCTCGACGGGCGGCCCGGCCCGGTCCACGTCGGCTTGCCTGTTGGCATGAGCGCCGAGCCCGCTGGCGACGGCAAGCCGGTTTCCTGGGCGCCCTCACGCCCGGCCAAGGCTGACAAGGAAGCCCTTGCCCGCATGACGGCACTTTTCAAGTCGTCGGCGAAGCCGGTTGTGGCTGTCGGCCTTGGTGCCGTGCAGGCGGGCGTGCAGGCAGAAGTGATTGCACTGATTGAAAAATTCAATGTGCCGGTCGTGCTGACCCCGATGGCGAAGGGCATGGTACCTGAAACGCACCCGTCCTATGCGGGCATCCTGTTCCATGCGTTGTCCGATGTTGTCGGCCAAACGCACCAGCAGGCTGATCTGGTGGTCGCCATTGGCTATGACCCGGTCGAATTCAATCTTGAAGGCTGGATACCCGATGTGCCGGTGGTGAATATCGATATCGTTCCGGTCGATCTGGATACGAGCAAATATACGCTCGGCGCCGATGTTACGGGCGATATTGCGGCCAGCGTCGATTTCCTGATCGAGCAGGGCGGCAGCGCCAAGGCATGGGACCTGACGGACGTCGCCGAGCGCAAGGCAGAAATCTTCCGCCGCATGTCGCCGCAGTCCGATGTTTTCGGGCCGACAGCGGCACTTGATGTGCTGCGTGACGAGCTTCCTGAAGACGGCATCATGACCTGTGATGTGGGTGCCCATACGCACCTTATCGGCCAGAAGTGGCCGACCCCGAAGCCGGGCTTGCAGATCATGACGAACGGCTGGTCCGCCATGGGCTTCGGCATCCCGGCAGCGATTGCCGCCAAACTTGCCCGCCCGAACACCGAGGTGTGTGCGGTGCTTGGTGATGGCGGCTTCCTGATGACCGTCGGTGAACTGGCTGTGGCCGTGCGTGAAAATCTGAAGATCGTGTTTGTGGTGCTGACGGATAACGACCTCGCGCTCATTCGCATCAAGCAGCAGAAGAAGCAGAACCCGATCTACGGGACGCCCATCCGGGCCAAGGGCAATATCGGTGGTGACAATCTGTTTGGCGTGCCGGTGAAAACGGCAGTAAGCGCCGAGGAATTCCGTGCTCACCTGAAGGACGCCTTTGCGGGCGACGGCCCGGTGATTGTGGAAGCGCTCGTCAGTAGCCACGAATACGACAGCCTCGTCCTCCACAAAGACAAGCCCTGA
- a CDS encoding MFS transporter: MSSPDKSRASLTLAYGLPALILAVPTIPFAVYLPAWFANDLGLGYLAVGTALFAARLFDIVSDPIAGIVSDRMPLLGYRRKGWMVAGVAVAGAALSMLAGSGPGMQPFDLFLWSAILYIGWTFATVPYLAMGADLACSAHDRSRLAGVREAMSLAGMLVALSLPLIVGGEGSVIPRLPGLLLPGALLCIFLFCLLVPEPHGSGTAPPVSAAALKLALAHLPFRRLCTGWLLLAAANAMPAVLFPVFVSDVLKADTGTRDWLIVLYFVAAILFVPAWIAAARRWGKQRILAAGATLTCLVFLFVPLIGEGNILAFAIVCGLTGAALGAEMVLPPSILADIAHESGTHMKSNTAFLFALWSMTSKIALAVGVAVAFGGMAFAENILDPGSLPLATAMLYALVPAILKLTAMPFLLATGKAAPN; the protein is encoded by the coding sequence ATGTCTTCGCCTGACAAAAGCCGGGCAAGCCTCACGCTTGCCTATGGCCTGCCGGCACTGATCCTGGCGGTGCCGACCATTCCGTTCGCGGTCTATCTGCCCGCATGGTTCGCCAATGACTTGGGGCTCGGCTATCTGGCCGTCGGGACTGCGCTCTTCGCCGCGCGCCTTTTCGATATTGTCAGCGACCCGATCGCCGGCATTGTAAGCGACCGGATGCCGCTTCTTGGTTACCGGCGCAAAGGCTGGATGGTCGCGGGCGTTGCCGTTGCCGGGGCAGCACTTTCGATGCTGGCAGGCAGCGGGCCGGGCATGCAGCCTTTCGACCTCTTCTTATGGTCGGCGATCCTCTATATCGGCTGGACCTTCGCGACAGTGCCCTATCTTGCGATGGGCGCCGATCTCGCCTGCTCGGCGCACGACCGATCCCGCCTTGCCGGTGTGCGCGAGGCCATGTCACTGGCCGGCATGCTGGTCGCCCTTTCGCTACCCCTGATCGTCGGCGGTGAAGGATCGGTCATTCCGCGTTTACCCGGCCTTCTGTTGCCCGGTGCCCTCCTCTGCATTTTCCTGTTCTGCCTTTTGGTGCCCGAACCACACGGGTCAGGCACAGCTCCACCTGTTTCAGCTGCCGCATTAAAGCTGGCACTGGCGCACCTGCCCTTCCGCCGCCTTTGCACAGGCTGGCTGCTGCTTGCTGCCGCCAACGCCATGCCTGCCGTTCTGTTCCCGGTATTCGTGAGCGATGTACTGAAGGCTGATACAGGCACGCGCGACTGGCTGATCGTCCTCTATTTCGTGGCCGCCATCCTTTTCGTACCAGCCTGGATCGCTGCGGCACGGCGTTGGGGCAAACAAAGGATCCTTGCAGCTGGGGCCACACTCACCTGCCTTGTCTTCCTGTTTGTGCCGCTGATCGGGGAAGGAAACATCCTCGCCTTTGCAATTGTGTGCGGGCTCACCGGCGCCGCACTGGGTGCCGAGATGGTCTTGCCCCCTTCTATCCTGGCCGACATTGCCCACGAGAGCGGCACGCACATGAAAAGCAATACGGCCTTTCTGTTTGCCCTGTGGAGCATGACATCGAAGATCGCGCTCGCCGTGGGTGTCGCCGTCGCCTTTGGCGGCATGGCGTTCGCTGAAAACATCCTCGATCCCGGCAGCCTGCCGCTTGCCACTGCCATGCTTTATGCCCTCGTTCCGGCGATCCTGAAACTAACGGCAATGCCCTTTCTTCTGGCCACCGGAAAAGCAGCGCCAAACTGA
- a CDS encoding fumarylacetoacetate hydrolase family protein encodes MCAIIYCLEGAVTEASVFSPDIPVLGGGDLAAGRVFCVGRNYADHAAEMGDAVPEPPFFFIKPATCLVVRPATLSYPPRTADLQHEIELVVVIGKGGRDIARDRALEHVAGYATGVDMTRRDMQAEAKAKRRPWDMSKSFDEAAPISAITPAVAVPGIEQAALRLTVNGDVRQQGHVADMIWPVADIVAELSTYMALLPGDLIYTGTPAGVGPVARGDRVRAEIEGLEPLDFTIA; translated from the coding sequence ATGTGTGCAATCATATATTGCCTTGAGGGTGCCGTGACCGAAGCTTCCGTTTTTTCTCCTGACATCCCAGTCCTTGGTGGTGGCGATCTTGCTGCCGGGCGTGTGTTTTGCGTTGGCCGTAATTATGCTGACCATGCTGCCGAGATGGGCGATGCAGTGCCGGAGCCGCCCTTCTTCTTCATCAAGCCTGCTACATGCCTTGTCGTTCGCCCGGCTACACTTTCCTATCCGCCGCGCACGGCTGATCTGCAGCATGAGATCGAGCTTGTTGTTGTGATCGGCAAGGGTGGCCGCGATATCGCGCGGGACAGGGCTTTGGAGCATGTGGCGGGCTATGCCACCGGGGTCGATATGACCCGCCGCGACATGCAGGCCGAAGCCAAGGCCAAGCGCCGGCCTTGGGACATGTCCAAATCCTTTGATGAGGCGGCGCCGATTTCTGCGATCACGCCTGCCGTTGCGGTGCCCGGCATTGAGCAGGCAGCCCTGCGGCTTACAGTGAATGGCGACGTGCGGCAGCAGGGACATGTCGCCGATATGATCTGGCCTGTGGCCGACATTGTCGCCGAGCTTTCAACCTATATGGCACTTCTGCCAGGGGACCTTATCTACACCGGAACCCCGGCCGGGGTTGGGCCGGTGGCGCGGGGTGATCGGGTGCGGGCGGAGATCGAGGGGCTGGAGCCGCTTGATTTCACCATCGCCTGA
- a CDS encoding MFS transporter produces MSRAQWQAIAVTVALSALDGFDVLAMTFAAPGISASRGIGKTELGLLLSSGLAGMALGSLFLSPVADRLGRRPAVLLCLGVMALGMALSPLMGGLGSLAACRLFTGVGIGGMVGIITPLAAEFANLRMKPVAVSLMTIGYPVGGFLGGAASGLLLAAYDWRAVFLFGAGMALLLVPLVLRYLPESPDYLAARQPKDALVRINRVLGRFGLQRLDVLPVPESGAPKSGVRALLTGAARQRTLRLMGGYFLYIMSIYYFLSWLPKIVADVGFDPATAAGVASASNLAGIAGGALAGMLASRFGLARVIVAVLGGTAFSIALFGQAVPPLGLVTLLACLAGFFVMAGMSLLYALIGTAFAPAERATGAGLVIGVGRGGAVLAPALAGLMFDAGVGLAVVSALMGLAALGAAVLVRRLAD; encoded by the coding sequence ATGAGCCGCGCGCAGTGGCAGGCCATTGCAGTGACAGTGGCGCTCAGCGCGCTTGATGGCTTCGATGTGCTGGCCATGACATTTGCTGCACCCGGCATTTCTGCATCGCGGGGGATTGGCAAGACAGAGCTTGGCTTGCTGCTCTCCTCGGGGCTGGCCGGTATGGCGCTCGGCTCCCTGTTCCTGTCGCCGGTCGCAGACAGGCTGGGGCGGCGACCTGCCGTTTTATTGTGCCTCGGCGTCATGGCGCTTGGAATGGCATTGTCGCCCCTTATGGGCGGCCTTGGCAGCCTTGCGGCATGTCGTCTTTTCACCGGGGTTGGGATCGGGGGTATGGTCGGGATCATCACGCCCCTGGCGGCGGAATTTGCGAACCTGCGCATGAAGCCGGTTGCCGTTTCCCTGATGACGATCGGTTATCCTGTCGGCGGCTTTCTGGGCGGTGCGGCAAGCGGGCTGTTGCTGGCGGCGTATGACTGGCGAGCAGTTTTCCTGTTTGGCGCCGGCATGGCCCTGCTGCTGGTGCCGCTTGTGCTGCGCTACCTGCCGGAATCGCCCGACTATCTGGCGGCACGCCAGCCGAAAGATGCGCTTGTGCGGATCAATCGTGTGCTCGGGCGTTTCGGCTTGCAGCGGCTTGACGTTTTGCCGGTGCCGGAAAGCGGGGCGCCGAAGTCTGGCGTCCGTGCCCTCCTGACCGGCGCTGCGCGCCAGCGAACACTGCGCCTGATGGGCGGCTATTTCCTCTATATCATGAGCATCTACTACTTCCTCAGTTGGCTGCCGAAAATCGTCGCGGACGTCGGCTTCGATCCGGCTACAGCAGCCGGTGTGGCATCGGCGTCGAACCTCGCGGGCATTGCGGGTGGCGCATTGGCCGGGATGCTGGCATCGCGGTTTGGCCTTGCGCGTGTCATTGTTGCGGTACTCGGCGGAACGGCATTCTCCATCGCCCTGTTCGGACAGGCTGTACCGCCCCTCGGGCTTGTCACCCTGCTTGCCTGTCTTGCCGGCTTCTTCGTGATGGCGGGGATGAGCCTCCTGTATGCGCTGATCGGTACCGCTTTTGCGCCCGCCGAACGTGCGACAGGCGCGGGGCTTGTGATCGGGGTAGGCCGGGGAGGGGCTGTACTGGCACCTGCCTTGGCGGGGCTTATGTTCGATGCGGGGGTCGGTCTTGCCGTCGTATCAGCATTGATGGGGCTTGCTGCCTTGGGGGCAGCCGTTCTTGTTCGTCGCCTTGCCGATTGA
- a CDS encoding SAM-dependent methyltransferase: MDGSGAFREETIVRPSSSMPFMSVLRKRMARLAVGTLDITFPGGGFERFGNPGTGAPGLHGAIVLHNWRALSRMLRSGAVGLGEGYMAGDWDSPDLTALLTLLAANMDQVERNSFLGRLTLQVDRLRHFLNRNSREGSRRNIAFHYDLGNDFYRLWLDRTFTYSAALYDRPGLTLEAAQTRKYARLAEAVGLKRGDHVLEIGCGWGGFAEYAAGTLGCRVTGVTLSQEQLVHATARMKAAGLDHLVELRLQDYRDVDGSFDAIVSIEMLEAVGEDWWPTYFNRLKARLKPGGKAGVQVITIDDERFEGYRNSSDFIQKYIFPGGMLPSDSIVRRQAANAGLRVDSHLAFGLGYADTLAEWHKRFLTVRADVMELGYDVRFLRMWRFYLAYCEAGFRQGLIDVRQYVFA; encoded by the coding sequence ATGGACGGATCAGGCGCTTTCAGGGAGGAGACAATCGTCCGCCCTTCATCTTCAATGCCTTTCATGTCGGTGCTGCGTAAACGCATGGCGCGGCTGGCTGTTGGCACGCTTGATATCACCTTCCCCGGTGGCGGATTTGAACGCTTCGGCAATCCCGGCACCGGCGCCCCCGGCCTCCACGGCGCGATTGTCCTTCATAACTGGCGGGCCCTGTCGCGTATGTTACGGTCGGGCGCGGTCGGCCTTGGTGAAGGCTATATGGCCGGTGACTGGGACAGCCCGGACCTCACAGCCCTTCTCACCCTGCTTGCCGCCAACATGGATCAGGTGGAGCGCAACAGTTTCCTTGGCCGCCTGACCCTGCAGGTGGACCGCCTGCGGCATTTCCTCAATCGCAACTCGCGGGAAGGCAGCCGTCGCAACATCGCCTTCCACTATGACCTCGGCAACGACTTCTACCGGCTGTGGCTGGACCGCACCTTCACCTACTCCGCCGCCCTTTATGACCGGCCGGGCCTGACGCTCGAGGCGGCACAGACCCGTAAATATGCCCGTCTTGCTGAAGCCGTGGGCCTCAAACGCGGCGATCATGTGCTGGAAATCGGCTGCGGCTGGGGCGGGTTTGCCGAATATGCAGCGGGCACGCTCGGCTGCCGCGTCACCGGGGTCACGCTTTCGCAGGAACAGCTGGTCCATGCCACCGCGCGCATGAAAGCTGCGGGGCTTGACCATCTTGTTGAGCTGCGCCTGCAGGATTACCGGGATGTGGACGGCAGCTTCGACGCCATTGTCTCGATCGAGATGCTCGAAGCCGTGGGCGAGGACTGGTGGCCGACCTACTTCAACCGGCTGAAGGCGCGGCTAAAACCCGGCGGCAAGGCGGGTGTGCAAGTCATCACCATCGATGACGAGCGCTTCGAAGGCTACCGGAACAGCTCCGATTTCATCCAGAAATATATCTTCCCCGGCGGCATGTTGCCTTCCGACAGCATCGTCCGCAGGCAGGCGGCAAACGCGGGCCTCAGGGTCGACAGCCACCTCGCCTTCGGCCTCGGCTATGCCGACACGCTGGCCGAATGGCACAAGCGTTTTCTCACGGTGCGGGCTGATGTCATGGAGCTTGGCTACGACGTCCGCTTCCTGCGCATGTGGCGCTTCTATCTCGCCTACTGCGAGGCAGGCTTCCGGCAGGGCCTGATCGACGTCCGCCAATATGTCTTCGCCTGA
- a CDS encoding DUF1365 domain-containing protein, with product MINAAAELLVATVWHRRHQPKPHAFRYPSFYLLMDLDRLDALGKMSFLFSVNRFNLLSFHEKDHGSAGDECLRDRIANLLASRFGGWQADRILLLAMPRCLGFAFNPLSVFYAYDANGQLGAIVYEVSNTFGEKHSYVFRMEGSTGEPSPHSCNKRFHVSPFFPLDGNYEFRQRHGESSLNLLIRYFGPNGERRFDAGVKADRRHFATSALLKQLVRMPLASVGVVVAIHYEALRLWLKRLRVFSWPGKSPEPASYHLVTKDGGI from the coding sequence ATGATTAACGCTGCTGCCGAGCTTCTAGTCGCGACCGTCTGGCATCGCCGCCACCAGCCGAAGCCGCACGCCTTTCGCTATCCGAGCTTCTATCTGCTGATGGACCTCGACCGGCTGGATGCACTTGGCAAAATGTCATTCCTCTTTTCGGTCAACCGCTTCAATCTGTTGAGCTTCCACGAAAAAGACCATGGCAGCGCGGGTGACGAGTGCTTGCGGGACAGAATCGCCAATCTCCTTGCCAGCCGGTTCGGCGGCTGGCAGGCAGATCGCATCCTGCTGCTGGCCATGCCGCGCTGTCTGGGTTTTGCCTTCAACCCGCTCAGTGTTTTCTATGCCTACGATGCGAACGGCCAGCTTGGTGCGATTGTTTACGAAGTCAGCAACACCTTTGGCGAAAAGCATTCCTATGTTTTCCGCATGGAAGGCAGCACAGGCGAGCCCTCCCCACACAGCTGCAACAAGCGTTTCCACGTCTCGCCCTTCTTTCCCCTTGATGGCAACTACGAGTTCCGCCAGCGCCACGGGGAAAGCAGCCTGAACCTGCTGATCCGCTATTTCGGCCCGAACGGCGAGCGCCGTTTCGACGCGGGCGTCAAAGCCGACCGGCGCCACTTCGCCACCAGTGCACTCCTGAAGCAGCTCGTGCGCATGCCGCTTGCGAGCGTCGGGGTTGTCGTCGCCATTCATTACGAAGCCCTAAGGCTTTGGCTCAAACGGCTTCGTGTCTTTTCATGGCCGGGCAAATCGCCCGAGCCTGCTTCTTATCATCTTGTCACCAAGGACGGAGGGATCTGA
- a CDS encoding DUF3833 domain-containing protein: MHAVKTLISLFLLTLLSACGTNMKPTDFASMKPDLKLEDYFTGRTVATGLFEDRFGNVRNQFVVTIDGTWDGRTLILKEDFAYSDGTSEFRRWEIVKDGENRYSGITEQVIGRAVGETSGNAFNWQYDFNLKVGDDIWKVSFDDWMFLQPDGTLLNKATVKRWGFKIGTVFLSFRRVANEDAATGPAPLAATGS; encoded by the coding sequence ATGCATGCAGTGAAAACCCTAATTTCGCTCTTTCTGCTAACCCTGCTGAGTGCCTGCGGAACAAACATGAAACCGACTGATTTTGCCAGCATGAAACCCGACCTGAAGCTTGAGGACTATTTCACCGGTCGCACGGTGGCGACAGGTCTTTTCGAAGACCGGTTCGGCAATGTGCGCAACCAGTTTGTTGTCACGATCGATGGCACCTGGGACGGGCGGACCCTTATCCTGAAGGAAGACTTCGCCTATTCCGACGGCACCAGCGAATTCCGCCGGTGGGAAATCGTGAAAGATGGTGAAAACCGTTACAGCGGCATCACCGAGCAGGTCATCGGCCGTGCCGTAGGCGAAACCTCCGGCAATGCCTTCAACTGGCAATATGACTTCAACCTCAAGGTCGGGGATGACATCTGGAAGGTCAGCTTTGACGACTGGATGTTTCTGCAGCCTGACGGAACCTTGCTCAACAAGGCGACCGTCAAGCGCTGGGGCTTCAAGATCGGCACCGTCTTCCTGTCCTTCCGCCGCGTCGCCAATGAGGATGCTGCGACCGGCCCGGCACCGCTTGCCGCAACCGGTTCCTAG